The following proteins are encoded in a genomic region of Sorangiineae bacterium MSr12523:
- a CDS encoding ATP-binding cassette domain-containing protein: MARERIAVAAAHASFAYAAPILTDVTLALGAGWHGLVGANGAGKTTFLRMILGEIAPETGTIRVEPDRARIVLCPQPVDVRTDDVTRFCDDGGARARRLRDRLALDPTSLDRWSTLSPGERKRWQVGAALAEEPDILLLDEPTNHIDASARALLVEALHGFRGLGIVVSHDRALLDGLTRVTLRVHRCAVRVYPVPYTMAKAQWELEERHAQDERDKAAERANTAQKALGDAHRNHDPGYRARSLRGLDPRDHDARSFVTKFRMNTADHRLGQRVGVARHAAERAAEAVPKIERDKTLGRSLFVGYERARAPKIAALAGETLRAGEHEILRDVRVEVRRDDRIAIRGDNGAGKTTLMRALLDASTAPENRLFYLPQDIDTEEGAALLVHTMNLEPASRGRVLALVAALGVDPDRLLRSRSPSPGEARKIAIAWGLGRHVWAAFLDEPTNHLDLPSIERLERALAAYPGALVLVTHDDDFARACTHTTWHLDPNAGGAVRAPSRPWSSLRKIDDANSFGLQSAEVAGGCIALTANSSNIGHRRAE; encoded by the coding sequence ATGGCTCGCGAGAGAATCGCGGTTGCCGCGGCGCACGCATCGTTCGCGTATGCGGCACCCATTTTGACGGATGTCACCCTCGCCTTGGGGGCGGGTTGGCATGGATTGGTCGGCGCCAACGGTGCGGGAAAGACCACATTTTTGCGCATGATCCTGGGCGAAATCGCGCCTGAGACGGGCACGATCCGCGTCGAGCCGGATCGTGCGCGCATCGTCCTCTGTCCACAGCCGGTCGATGTGCGGACGGACGACGTGACTCGGTTCTGCGACGACGGCGGCGCGCGTGCGCGGCGCTTGCGCGATCGGCTGGCGCTCGATCCGACGTCGCTGGATCGATGGTCCACGCTTTCGCCGGGTGAGCGCAAGCGATGGCAGGTGGGGGCCGCCCTCGCGGAGGAGCCGGACATCTTGCTCCTGGACGAGCCGACGAATCACATCGATGCGTCCGCCCGTGCCTTGCTCGTCGAGGCTCTGCACGGCTTTCGTGGACTCGGCATCGTCGTGTCCCATGATCGTGCGCTGCTCGATGGGCTGACGCGCGTCACGTTGCGCGTTCATCGGTGCGCGGTGCGTGTTTACCCCGTGCCGTACACCATGGCCAAAGCCCAGTGGGAGCTCGAAGAGCGCCATGCGCAGGACGAGCGGGACAAGGCCGCGGAACGCGCGAACACCGCGCAGAAAGCGCTGGGGGATGCGCATCGCAACCACGATCCCGGCTACCGCGCCCGCTCGCTGCGTGGCCTCGATCCGCGCGACCACGACGCGCGCAGCTTCGTCACCAAGTTCCGGATGAACACGGCCGACCATCGGCTTGGGCAACGGGTCGGCGTCGCCCGGCACGCGGCAGAGCGCGCCGCCGAGGCGGTTCCGAAGATCGAGCGCGACAAGACCCTCGGGCGATCGCTCTTCGTCGGCTACGAGCGGGCACGCGCGCCGAAGATCGCCGCGCTTGCCGGTGAGACGCTGCGCGCGGGCGAGCACGAGATCCTTCGCGACGTGCGGGTCGAGGTTCGGCGCGACGACCGCATCGCCATCCGCGGCGACAATGGTGCGGGCAAGACCACGTTGATGCGCGCGCTTCTCGATGCGAGCACCGCTCCCGAAAACCGCCTTTTCTACCTCCCGCAGGACATCGATACGGAGGAGGGGGCGGCCCTCTTGGTGCATACGATGAACCTGGAGCCGGCTTCGCGCGGCCGCGTTCTCGCGCTCGTGGCGGCGCTCGGTGTCGATCCCGATCGGCTTCTGCGCTCCCGATCGCCGTCGCCCGGCGAGGCGCGCAAGATCGCCATCGCGTGGGGACTCGGCCGGCACGTGTGGGCGGCCTTTTTGGACGAGCCGACGAATCACCTCGACCTGCCCTCGATCGAGCGTCTCGAACGCGCCCTTGCGGCGTACCCCGGCGCGCTCGTTCTGGTCACGCACGACGACGATTTCGCGCGGGCGTGCACCCACACGACGTGGCACCTCGATCCGAACGCGGGC